The following are encoded together in the Longimicrobiales bacterium genome:
- a CDS encoding amidohydrolase family protein — translation MTRHHGRSGLLVVALSALCAATVQAQDQQPEPTSRSSWDISTPRGDTRLISFTTDEGSSLSIDVAPDGWIVFDLLGHVWRVPAQGGAAESLTQNSGVALNYHPAVSPDGRTIAFISDRTGQNNLWVMNADGSDPRIVHRDDNARMLTPAWTPDGEYIVVKRQPAGPDANRNGGGLWMLHRDGGQGVQILEDNSAHWPSVSSDGRYVYYHVRSGGDALAGDYQVRRLELKNGDVTAVTVGRAQGAAAGRASSGGAFAPEISPDGRWLAFGRQLPDATVSFKGHSFGPRTALWLRDLETGAERILVDPIEIAHESGSKSLRVLPGYSWTADGRSILISQGGRVKRVDVASGAVETVPFEAQVERTISEMAYRSFRIDDGSFTARFLRWHTGSPDARRVAFQAIGRIWVQDLPNGTPRRLTSESFGREDARTGHAGLQEFAPTWSPDGRWIAFTTWDDTAGGHIWKVRSSGGSPERLTREAGEYVHVAWSPDGRDIVAARGAGATERGGTLTQNPWWDVVRISADGGAVTQVARVATPVDANPSNAARRAILQPSWGPDNRIFYPAMQRRGSDNVTALVSVTRDGLDERTHLLIPDADEAVPSPNGRWVAFQAGDNVYVSALPWNGTGTDTMTVDKKRGRFPVKTLSTTGGLFPRWRDSVTVEFGSGQRYYTYRVDREVGDTTTITLSVPRRTPEGTIALTNARIVTLGADSVIERGTVVVQGARIACVGACDVAAADSVVDLSGRTIVPGFIDMHAHHYREHRGHRPLRDYEVAMYLAYGVTTNLDNSMWSQNIFPTAELIEAGRMIGPRTYSTGDPLYSGDAARQNELTSREQAAHDIDRLQSWGAVSLKQYQQPKRTQRQWVSDVAREKGIMVTAESGDIFYNLSMVMDGQTGFEHPFSEVPLYGDLAKFLGRAGFYYSPTLVVSGPGPWNIEYWFAESDVWRDAKQRLWMPWRMNAGHLRRRTLRPDTDYSFPLLAQGMADIIAEGGYGAIGGHGEHHGLASHWEIWMGASALGNYGALEVASLHGARFLGAQQDLGSIEVGKLADLLVLERNPLEDIRATADIELVMKGGVLYDGMTLDEYWPQQRPFGARPWLAEDALRNDERPLR, via the coding sequence ATGACGAGACACCATGGCCGCAGCGGACTGCTGGTCGTCGCCCTGTCCGCCCTCTGCGCAGCCACCGTGCAGGCGCAGGACCAGCAGCCGGAGCCGACCTCACGCAGCAGCTGGGACATCAGCACGCCGCGCGGCGACACTCGCCTGATCTCCTTCACGACGGACGAGGGCTCATCGCTCTCCATCGATGTCGCGCCGGACGGCTGGATCGTGTTCGACCTGCTCGGCCACGTCTGGCGTGTGCCCGCGCAGGGTGGAGCCGCGGAGTCGCTCACACAGAACAGCGGCGTCGCACTCAACTACCATCCCGCCGTCTCGCCGGACGGCCGCACGATCGCCTTCATCTCGGATCGCACGGGACAGAACAACCTGTGGGTCATGAACGCGGACGGCAGCGACCCGCGCATCGTGCACCGCGACGACAACGCGCGCATGCTGACGCCCGCGTGGACGCCCGATGGTGAGTACATCGTCGTGAAGCGGCAGCCTGCCGGTCCCGATGCGAATCGCAACGGCGGCGGGCTCTGGATGCTGCACCGCGACGGCGGACAGGGTGTCCAGATCCTGGAGGACAACAGCGCGCACTGGCCGTCGGTCTCGAGCGATGGACGCTACGTCTATTATCACGTCCGCTCGGGTGGCGACGCGCTGGCCGGCGACTACCAGGTCCGGCGGCTGGAGCTGAAGAACGGCGATGTGACCGCCGTTACTGTCGGTCGCGCACAGGGTGCGGCCGCGGGCCGAGCCTCGAGCGGCGGCGCATTCGCGCCGGAGATCTCGCCCGACGGTCGCTGGCTCGCGTTCGGCCGGCAGCTGCCCGACGCGACTGTCTCGTTCAAGGGCCACAGCTTCGGCCCGCGCACCGCGCTCTGGCTGCGCGACCTCGAGACCGGCGCCGAGCGCATTCTGGTCGATCCCATCGAGATCGCGCACGAAAGCGGCTCCAAGAGCCTGCGCGTTCTGCCGGGCTACTCCTGGACTGCTGACGGCCGCTCGATCCTGATCTCGCAGGGTGGCCGCGTGAAGCGCGTCGACGTGGCATCGGGCGCCGTCGAGACCGTGCCGTTCGAGGCGCAGGTCGAGCGCACGATCTCGGAAATGGCATACCGCAGCTTCCGCATCGACGATGGCTCCTTCACTGCGCGCTTCCTGCGCTGGCACACCGGCTCGCCTGACGCCCGGCGCGTCGCGTTCCAGGCGATCGGCCGCATCTGGGTGCAGGACCTGCCGAACGGCACGCCCAGGCGGCTGACCTCCGAGTCGTTCGGCCGCGAGGACGCGCGCACCGGCCACGCCGGACTGCAGGAGTTCGCACCCACCTGGTCGCCCGACGGCCGCTGGATCGCGTTCACCACGTGGGACGACACCGCGGGCGGGCACATCTGGAAGGTGCGCTCCAGCGGCGGCTCGCCCGAGCGGCTCACGCGCGAGGCGGGCGAGTACGTGCACGTCGCATGGAGCCCGGATGGCCGCGACATCGTCGCCGCGCGAGGCGCCGGCGCCACGGAGCGCGGTGGGACCCTCACGCAGAACCCGTGGTGGGACGTCGTACGCATCTCCGCCGATGGCGGAGCCGTCACGCAGGTTGCCCGCGTCGCGACGCCCGTGGATGCGAACCCGTCCAATGCGGCGCGGCGCGCGATCCTGCAGCCGAGCTGGGGACCGGACAATCGCATCTTCTATCCGGCGATGCAGCGGCGCGGCAGCGACAACGTGACTGCGCTCGTCTCCGTCACGCGCGACGGGCTCGACGAGCGTACGCACCTGCTCATCCCCGATGCCGACGAGGCGGTGCCTTCACCGAACGGCCGCTGGGTCGCGTTCCAGGCCGGCGACAACGTGTACGTCAGCGCGCTGCCGTGGAACGGTACCGGCACCGACACGATGACCGTCGACAAGAAGCGCGGGCGCTTCCCGGTGAAGACGCTCAGCACGACGGGCGGGTTGTTCCCGCGCTGGCGCGACTCGGTAACGGTCGAGTTCGGCAGCGGCCAGCGCTACTACACGTACCGCGTGGACCGCGAGGTCGGCGACACGACGACGATCACGCTCAGCGTGCCGCGCCGTACACCCGAGGGCACGATCGCGCTGACGAACGCGCGTATCGTCACCCTGGGCGCGGACTCCGTCATCGAGCGCGGCACGGTCGTGGTGCAGGGCGCACGCATCGCGTGTGTCGGTGCATGCGACGTCGCCGCCGCCGACTCCGTCGTCGATCTGAGCGGCCGGACGATCGTGCCGGGCTTCATCGACATGCACGCGCATCATTACCGCGAGCACCGCGGCCACCGTCCGCTGCGCGACTACGAGGTCGCGATGTACCTGGCGTACGGCGTCACGACGAACCTCGACAACTCGATGTGGTCGCAGAACATCTTCCCGACCGCCGAGCTGATCGAGGCGGGCCGCATGATCGGTCCGCGCACGTACAGCACGGGCGACCCGCTGTACAGTGGCGACGCAGCCCGGCAGAACGAGCTGACGAGTCGTGAGCAGGCCGCCCATGACATCGACCGGCTGCAGTCGTGGGGCGCCGTGAGCCTGAAGCAGTACCAGCAGCCGAAGCGCACGCAGCGGCAGTGGGTCTCCGACGTCGCACGCGAGAAGGGGATCATGGTCACCGCGGAGAGCGGCGACATCTTCTACAACCTCTCCATGGTGATGGACGGCCAGACCGGCTTCGAGCACCCCTTCAGCGAGGTGCCGCTGTACGGCGACCTCGCGAAGTTCCTCGGCCGCGCCGGGTTCTACTACTCGCCAACCCTGGTCGTCTCGGGTCCGGGCCCGTGGAACATCGAGTACTGGTTCGCCGAATCGGACGTGTGGCGCGACGCGAAGCAGCGCCTGTGGATGCCGTGGCGCATGAACGCGGGACACCTGCGCCGCCGCACGCTGCGCCCGGATACCGACTACAGCTTCCCGTTGCTCGCGCAGGGCATGGCCGACATCATTGCCGAGGGTGGCTACGGCGCGATCGGGGGGCACGGCGAGCACCACGGGCTCGCCTCGCACTGGGAGATCTGGATGGGTGCGAGTGCGCTCGGCAACTACGGCGCTCTGGAAGTCGCGAGCCTGCACGGTGCCCGCTTCCTGGGCGCGCAGCAGGACCTGGGCTCCATCGAGGTCGGCAAGCTCGCTGACCTGCTCGTGCTCGAGCGCAACCCGCTCGAGGACATCCGCGCCACCGCGGACATCGAGCTGGTCATGAAGGGCGGCGTGCTGTACGACGGCATGACGCTGGACGAGTACTGGCCGCAGCAGCGCCCGTTCGGCGCACGGCCATGGCTCGCGGAGGACGCGCTGCGCAACGACGAGCGCCCGCTGCGCTAG
- a CDS encoding phage holin family protein — MSFLLRLVATAAALWVAVYLVPGISHEGPLWHLLGVALLFGIVNAIVRPILLMLTCPLVLLTLGLFIFVLNALMLWLTSALATELGLAFHVDGFIPALVGSLIVSIVSIVLNVFIGDGETD, encoded by the coding sequence ATGAGCTTCCTCCTCCGGCTGGTCGCCACCGCTGCCGCGCTCTGGGTCGCGGTCTACCTCGTGCCCGGCATCTCGCACGAGGGCCCGCTCTGGCACCTGCTCGGTGTGGCGCTGCTGTTCGGCATCGTGAACGCGATCGTCCGGCCCATCCTGCTCATGCTCACCTGCCCGCTGGTGCTGCTCACGCTCGGCCTCTTCATCTTCGTGCTCAATGCGCTGATGCTGTGGCTTACCAGCGCACTCGCGACCGAGCTGGGCCTCGCCTTCCACGTGGACGGGTTCATCCCCGCGCTCGTCGGCTCCCTCATCGTCAGCATCGTCAGCATCGTGCTCAACGTCTTCATCGGCGACGGCGAGACGGACTGA
- a CDS encoding diguanylate cyclase, translating to MVVVRPLPNMQTRALLLSLAALLVPVIGAFAFPDGARQYEALLWLLALVPAFLLAYQRGWRGVATALALGMATLSVTYAVTAALGRGLPDMLPGVIVFYLAITFAIGIFAERMHRDRARETEAASALLDALTALPNHLHAELFLEREFAAAVRGRPLSVVLFDFDDFERYNLQHGRGAGDGVLRAFATLLRANTRRMNLAARWRGDSFLCILGGADEEGALIFAGRTQEKLRGAAGPYPLPNVSAGIAAYRHDVDDAQDLIRRAEQALQEAREAGGDRVRIHGRSLDELRGAQSIADAIARARAGHADAGAGEEDGRRVRTACVLMQDESRRRRMVGQLEQLGFSVHEDVLDGLFPLTSEYDVVAIDVTTPGGRDLVRSVRERYPTTRLLGILDPVAPIDPDVLGTRVDGYWHDHMPAGLLNANLRELVLERQRMVDVALNARQLREEVRAREREGRAALEESEARFRAAAQALRDIVIRTDRTVRITFVNAAWTRLLGPAAAGAVGKPLADYIHEDHRDEVLHEIDEVLSGARTEVRREVRFIVNGTTQRLTLMLQPVHGYGSRVEGLAGTMSPLADERAAATSDETSGAD from the coding sequence ATGGTCGTCGTGCGACCGCTCCCGAACATGCAGACGCGCGCCCTGCTGCTGTCGCTGGCCGCGCTGCTGGTGCCGGTGATCGGCGCATTCGCGTTTCCGGACGGCGCACGGCAGTACGAGGCGCTTCTCTGGCTGCTCGCCCTGGTCCCGGCGTTCCTGCTCGCGTACCAGCGCGGCTGGCGTGGCGTGGCGACCGCGCTCGCGCTCGGGATGGCCACCCTCTCCGTGACGTATGCGGTCACGGCCGCGCTGGGACGCGGCCTGCCGGACATGCTGCCGGGCGTGATCGTCTTCTACCTCGCGATCACCTTCGCCATCGGCATCTTCGCCGAGCGCATGCATCGCGACCGGGCCCGCGAGACCGAGGCCGCGTCAGCACTGCTCGACGCGCTCACCGCCCTGCCCAACCACCTGCACGCCGAGCTGTTCCTGGAGCGCGAGTTCGCGGCCGCCGTGCGTGGCCGGCCACTCTCCGTCGTGCTTTTCGACTTCGACGATTTCGAGCGCTACAACCTGCAGCACGGCCGCGGCGCCGGCGATGGCGTGCTGCGCGCATTCGCGACCCTGCTGCGCGCCAACACCCGGCGCATGAACCTCGCCGCGAGATGGCGGGGCGATTCCTTTCTCTGCATCCTCGGCGGCGCGGACGAGGAGGGGGCATTGATCTTTGCCGGCCGCACGCAGGAGAAGCTGCGCGGCGCGGCAGGCCCCTACCCGCTGCCGAACGTCAGTGCCGGCATCGCGGCGTACCGGCACGACGTCGACGACGCGCAGGACCTCATCCGGCGGGCGGAGCAGGCACTCCAGGAGGCGCGCGAAGCGGGCGGCGACCGCGTGCGCATCCACGGCCGCTCGCTCGACGAGCTGCGTGGCGCACAGTCGATCGCGGACGCGATCGCGCGCGCACGTGCCGGCCATGCCGATGCAGGCGCCGGCGAGGAGGACGGACGTCGCGTGCGTACGGCGTGCGTGCTGATGCAGGACGAGTCCCGCAGGCGCCGCATGGTGGGCCAGCTCGAGCAGCTCGGCTTCAGCGTGCATGAGGACGTGCTGGACGGCCTGTTCCCGCTGACCAGCGAATACGACGTCGTGGCCATCGACGTCACGACGCCTGGCGGACGCGATCTCGTGCGTTCCGTGCGCGAGCGCTATCCCACGACGCGGCTGCTCGGCATCCTCGATCCCGTCGCACCGATCGACCCGGACGTGCTGGGCACGCGCGTCGACGGGTACTGGCATGACCACATGCCCGCCGGCCTGCTGAACGCGAACCTGCGCGAGCTGGTGCTCGAGCGACAGCGGATGGTGGACGTCGCGCTCAACGCGCGGCAGCTGCGCGAGGAGGTGCGCGCGCGTGAGCGCGAAGGCCGCGCTGCGCTGGAGGAAAGCGAAGCGCGCTTTCGCGCAGCGGCGCAGGCGCTCAGGGACATCGTCATCCGTACGGACCGGACCGTGCGCATCACGTTCGTAAATGCCGCCTGGACCCGGCTGCTGGGCCCGGCCGCGGCCGGTGCAGTCGGCAAGCCCCTCGCGGACTACATCCACGAGGATCACCGGGACGAGGTCCTGCACGAGATCGACGAGGTGCTGAGCGGCGCACGGACCGAGGTGCGACGGGAGGTGCGCTTCATCGTCAATGGCACGACACAGCGACTCACCCTGATGCTGCAGCCCGTGCACGGCTACGGCAGCCGGGTCGAGGGTCTCGCGGGCACGATGTCCCCACTTGCAGACGAGCGAGCAGCCGCGACGTCCGACGAAACGAGCGGAGCCGACTGA